The sequence TATTCTTTTGCTGAATCACTACCGGAAATCACTGAACAGCGTCGCAGGCTGAAAAAGCAGGACACTAACCGATTCATTGTATCGCTATTTGAGTTTCGCCCAGGAATCACGGAGGCTCACGGTTCTGTTAAATATCAGTTTTTCGGGTGTTGAATCTTTCACATCCACACAAAAATAGCCCTGCCTTTCGAACTGGAAACATTTGCCGGGGGCTGCATTGGCAAGTGACGGTTCCACAAAACAGTTGTGTAAAGAACTTAAGGATTCTGGATTTAAATGCTCTTTGAAATCCACATTCCTGTCGGCATCTGGATTGTCAACGCTGAAGAGCCTGTCATAGAGGCGAACTTCACATTGTACAGCCTCATTGGCAGAGACCCAGTGAATGGTACCTTTGACCTTGCGTCCATCGGGGGCATTGCCACCATAGGTTTCGGGGTCGTAGCTACAGTGAAGTTCCAGTATTTCCCCGGTCGTTTCGTCCTTCACCACCGATTCACAGGTAATAAAATAGGCGTAACGCAGTCGAACCTCACGGCCGATATCGAGGCGGAAAAATTTCTTTGGCGCATTTTCCATAAAATCAGTGCGTTCAATGTAGATTTCACGGGAGAAGGGCAACATCCTACTTCCCATCTCAGGGTTCTGTGGGTGGTTTTGCCCTTCAACCTCTTCAACTTGGTCTTCGGGATAGTTGGTTATTATCACCTTCAATGGATCGAGTACCCCCAGTACCCGCGGCGCGATTGTATTGAGATCATTGCGGATCGCATTTTCCAGCACACCCATATCGATCCAGCTGTCTCTCTTGCCAACCCCTATCTCGGCACAGAATTCACGGATCGAGGCCGGGGTATACCCACGGCGTCTGAGACCTGAGACGGTGAGCATTCGAGGGTCATCCCAGCCGCTTACGTGACCTTCTTTGACGAGCTGCATCAGCTTACGTTTTGACATCACGGTATAGCTGAGATTCAAACGGGCAAATTCTATCTGCTGCGGATGGCTTGGAGTTTCAAGAATATCTAATACCCAGTCATAGAGAGGGCGATGGTCTGCGAATTCAAGGGTACAAAGGGAATGGGTGATATGTTCCAGGGCATCAGAAAGACAATGGGTGAAATCATACATGGGGTAAATACACCAGGTGTCACCGGTTCTATGGTGACTGACATTCATGATTCGGTAAATGATCGGATCGCGCATGTTGAGATTGGGAGAGGCCATGTCAATTTTTGCGCGGAGAACATGACTGCCTTCTGCGAATTTTCCATCCCTCATTCCCTGGAACAGTTCAAGGTTCTCTGCAACTGTTCGGTTACGATATGGGCTGTTTTTGCCTGGTTCTGTGAGGGTTCCACGATAGTCCCGCATCTCTTCGGCGGAGAGGCAACATACATAAGCCTTTTCTTTTTTGATCAGCGCAACAGCGAAGTCGTACAGCTGTTCGAAGTAATCGGAGGCGTAAAAAAGATTGTCTCCCCAGTCAAATCCAAGCCATTGCACATCATGGATGATGGATTCAACATATGCCAGCTCTTCTTTGCTGGGATTCGTGTCATCAAAACGTAGATGACAACGACCACCGAACTCTGCAGCAATGCCAAAATTTAAACAGATAGATTTTGCATGACCGATATGGAGAAATCCGTTTGGCTCCGGTGGGAAGCGGGTTATAGGAACACTGTGTTTCCCACTCTTCAGATCTTCTGTGACTATCTGTCTGATAAAATCAAGGGGTTTTTCACTGCTTTCTTTTACTGTATCCATAAATGTGTCTCTAATTATTTTGACTCGTATAGTTTTGCCACATCTCTCAAGCGTTTGACTACACGTTCCTGACCAATGGTAACCAGAATGTCAAACATTGAAGGGCCTGCAAGCTGACCAGTAACAACCGTGCGCATACCGTTTATGATAATTCCCGGTTTGATATCCAGTTCCGTTGCAAAATCCCTGGCTGTTTCTTCGGTGGTTTCAAGGTTGAAGTCATCGAGTGCTTCATAGCGGGCAGCAAGCATGGGCAACCATCGCTTCAATTCTTCATATTTAAGAACGTTTTTCTTCAGTGGTTTTTCTTCAACGGGAAATTCGTCTGAGAAATAGGCCCTGCCAAGGTCAGCAAAATCTGTCAGGAGGTGGAACCTGTCCCTGATCAGATCAAGGGTCTCTGTGAACCATACTTTTTTCTCCGATTCGTAGGCATCATCCCACAGGCCTTCTTTTTCAAGGAACGGCTTGACCATCACGGCTATTTCTTCAATGGGCAGGGTGCGTAGATAGTGCTCATTGATGGCGATGGCCTTGGGATCGGTGATAAATTTACTGTCTCCCTTGCGATAATTGAAAATGGAGTTGGATTTGTTGATGCGCTCAAGGGTGAAGGCCTCTATCATCTCTTCCCTTGAAAAAATCTCGGTGTCATTGCCGGATGACCAGCCCAGCAGGACCAGAAAGTTTGATAATGCCCATGGAATAAAACCATGTTTTTCATAAAACTGTACAGCGACGATTTCACCATGACTGCGTTTGGAAATCTTGGCTTTTTTCAGGTCCAGAGTTAGCGGCATATGGGCAAAAACGGGAATTGGGGCGTCAAGCGCCTCATATAACAGCACCTGGCGCAAAGTGTTGGTCATATGGTCCTGGCCACGGATAATATGAGTAATTCTATCCCGGATATCATCCACCACGTTACAGAGAAGATACAGCGGCTTGCCGGTTGAACGCACGATAACAAAGTCTTCAATTTCACTGTATTTTGCTTTTATTTCTCCGAGAACCTTGTCTTCGTAGCTCAGTATACCGTCGCGTTTGGGAACCTTGAACCGTACAACAAAGGGGAGTCCGGCTGCCTCTTTTGCAGCTACCTCTTCACTTTTCAGGTTCCTGCAGGTTCCATCGTAACCATAGGCAGATTTGTTTGCCTGTGCCGTCTGACGCTTGTTTTCCAGTTCCTCTTTCGTGCAGAAACATTTGTAAGCCTTGCCCTCATCGAGCATTCTTTTGGCAGAAGCCACATGGTCAGCATCAAAATCAGTCTGGAAATAGGGGCCTTCATCCCAGTTAATTCCAAGCCACTCCAGTCCATCAATAATACCCTGAATAGATTCCTTGGTTGAGCGGTCAGCATCGGTGTCTTCAATACGTAGAATAAGTTTTCCGCCAGTTTTTTTTGCATAGAGCCAATTGTAAAGTGCGGTTCTTGCACCTCCTATGTGGAGGTATCCTGTCGGGCTGGGGGGAAAACGTAAGCGTGTTTCAGTCATGGAAAAACCTTATCATTATTTATTTTTTATTGGTGTGAATTTGTTTTTATTGATCGGGATAAACGTAATATGCCTGATGTATATCGTTTTCAAACACTTTGTTCAATAGCTATTGATTCTGAAATGGAGATTTACCGATGGTGGTTGTGGCTGAAGCTGAGATGTTTTTGGTTGTTCTCTTGGTTCGAACTCGTTATAGTTCGCCTTTTTTAGCAACTTTAACCAACAGGTCTGTTGCTGCCTAAAAGTGAGTATAAATTGTCATATGTGGATCGTATATTCAAAGAGAATTTCAGGGTAGAAAGAAGGAGTGAAGATGAAAGTATTAATTAGTGACAGCATGTCTCCGTTGGGAGAGAAAATCCTGACCGATGCAGGGCTTGAAGTAGATGTGAAAACCGGACTTACACCGGATGAGTTGAAAGAGGTTATTGGTGAGTATGATGGACTCGTTGTTAGAAGTGCTACCAAGGCTACTGCAGAAATAATCGATGCTGCTGAAAATCTGAAAGTTATTGGTCGCGCCGGCATAGGACTCGATAATGTGGACATTCCTGCAGCAAGCCAGAAGGGCATTGTGGTAATGAATGCACCCGATGGTAATGCTACCACCGCGGCCGAACATGCTATCGGTATGATGATGTCCCTGTCGCGTAATATTCCTCAGGCTACTGCTTCCATGAAGGAAGGGAAGTGGGAGAAAAAGAGCTTTATGGGACGTGAGCTCACTGGAAAAACACTGGGTATCTTTGGCATTGGCCGTATTGGTGCCATTGCAGCCAATCGTGCCCAGGGGCTCAAAATGAAGGTGATTGCATATGATCCTCATATGCCCAAAGAGATGGTGGATAAACTTGGAG comes from Desulfocapsa sulfexigens DSM 10523 and encodes:
- a CDS encoding glutamine--tRNA ligase/YqeY domain fusion protein, which translates into the protein MDTVKESSEKPLDFIRQIVTEDLKSGKHSVPITRFPPEPNGFLHIGHAKSICLNFGIAAEFGGRCHLRFDDTNPSKEELAYVESIIHDVQWLGFDWGDNLFYASDYFEQLYDFAVALIKKEKAYVCCLSAEEMRDYRGTLTEPGKNSPYRNRTVAENLELFQGMRDGKFAEGSHVLRAKIDMASPNLNMRDPIIYRIMNVSHHRTGDTWCIYPMYDFTHCLSDALEHITHSLCTLEFADHRPLYDWVLDILETPSHPQQIEFARLNLSYTVMSKRKLMQLVKEGHVSGWDDPRMLTVSGLRRRGYTPASIREFCAEIGVGKRDSWIDMGVLENAIRNDLNTIAPRVLGVLDPLKVIITNYPEDQVEEVEGQNHPQNPEMGSRMLPFSREIYIERTDFMENAPKKFFRLDIGREVRLRYAYFITCESVVKDETTGEILELHCSYDPETYGGNAPDGRKVKGTIHWVSANEAVQCEVRLYDRLFSVDNPDADRNVDFKEHLNPESLSSLHNCFVEPSLANAAPGKCFQFERQGYFCVDVKDSTPEKLIFNRTVSLRDSWAKLK
- the gltX gene encoding glutamate--tRNA ligase — translated: MTETRLRFPPSPTGYLHIGGARTALYNWLYAKKTGGKLILRIEDTDADRSTKESIQGIIDGLEWLGINWDEGPYFQTDFDADHVASAKRMLDEGKAYKCFCTKEELENKRQTAQANKSAYGYDGTCRNLKSEEVAAKEAAGLPFVVRFKVPKRDGILSYEDKVLGEIKAKYSEIEDFVIVRSTGKPLYLLCNVVDDIRDRITHIIRGQDHMTNTLRQVLLYEALDAPIPVFAHMPLTLDLKKAKISKRSHGEIVAVQFYEKHGFIPWALSNFLVLLGWSSGNDTEIFSREEMIEAFTLERINKSNSIFNYRKGDSKFITDPKAIAINEHYLRTLPIEEIAVMVKPFLEKEGLWDDAYESEKKVWFTETLDLIRDRFHLLTDFADLGRAYFSDEFPVEEKPLKKNVLKYEELKRWLPMLAARYEALDDFNLETTEETARDFATELDIKPGIIINGMRTVVTGQLAGPSMFDILVTIGQERVVKRLRDVAKLYESK